From the genome of Acidobacteriota bacterium, one region includes:
- the rsmD gene encoding 16S rRNA (guanine(966)-N(2))-methyltransferase RsmD — protein MAASGVRVSGGAHRGRRLEVPASARPTSGRLREALLSIWGEELPGSRFLDLFAGSGVMGLEAAGRGALSVLAVEGNPRALKVLERNRSSLGEAIDLRRLKLPEGLERLLQEEAGPFDLIFADPPYAYTAHEKLLTAVSPLLARHGEFALEHSSRHPAPDQAADLIRVDTRRYGESCLSRYRHGPS, from the coding sequence ATGGCGGCATCGGGGGTGCGGGTGAGTGGCGGCGCCCACCGCGGCCGGCGGTTGGAAGTCCCCGCTTCGGCAAGGCCCACTTCCGGGCGCCTGCGGGAGGCGCTGCTGTCGATTTGGGGCGAGGAGTTGCCGGGGAGCCGTTTCCTGGATCTTTTCGCCGGCAGTGGCGTCATGGGATTGGAGGCGGCGGGACGGGGAGCGTTGTCGGTGTTGGCGGTGGAGGGCAATCCTCGGGCTCTCAAGGTGTTGGAGCGGAATCGCTCCAGTCTGGGGGAGGCCATCGATTTGCGACGGTTGAAGCTGCCGGAGGGCTTGGAACGCTTGCTCCAGGAGGAGGCCGGCCCCTTCGATTTGATCTTCGCGGATCCGCCCTACGCCTACACCGCTCACGAGAAGCTCCTCACCGCCGTCTCCCCTCTCCTGGCCCGCCACGGGGAGTTCGCTCTAGAACATTCCTCCCGCCACCCCGCCCCCGACCAAGCCGCCGACCTGATCCGCGTCGACACCCGCCGCTACGGCGAATCCTGCCTCAGCCGCTACCGCCACGGGCCTTCCTGA